The sequence ACGAGGATAGCCGCTACACCGCGGATGTCGAAGCGTTCCTTGGCGCGCAGCAGGAGTGGATGACCAACAACTTGCCGAAGCGCGGCATCATCGCCGAGACGACGAACTGGGGCGAGGTCAAGCTGCCGCCGAAGGCGGAGCGCGTCTACGGCAAGCCGTCGAAGTCGGATTGCGCGGCGATGTATCTCGACCGTGACGGCCGTGTGCAGAGCGTGCATTACCGCATGCCTGCGGCGAAGAAGTCGAAGGACAAGGGCACGGCGCCCGGCACTGGCGCTGCCGACGAGAGCACAGCGGTCTCGAAGCCGCGTCCCGACGTGACGCGCAAGGGCATCGAGATCATCGGCGACTTCCGAACCGACGCCCTCCATGAGGCGCTGGCACGCGCGCCCGTCGAGGACGATGCGCTGATGGCGCTGCTGATCCTCGCGTTCGCGGGCCAGAATGTCTCGGTCGATTCCGGTAGCGGCGGCACTTATTATGGCAACCGGCGCATCGCGCGCTATACCGCAACGCTGTTCGATCAGGATGGCAAGCTCGTCCTCGACATGGACACGCTGCGCGTCGCGGCGCGCTCGATCCTCGTTGAGGTTCTCTCGTGCCGGGAAAACCGTACCGACAGCGGCATCGTTGCGCGCGTCGCCGGCGAGGTTGTCGGTGCGGACAGCTTCCTGCCGAACATGGGAACCGACGACTTCCTGTCGTGCCTGTCGCGCGCCGCGCTCGAAGGCTCGTGCAAGGACGCCTCTGTTTTCCCGCGCCAAAAGGTGAAGGACACCCGCGCCGCTTTGGTCGAGCACTTCAAGGAAGGCCGCTTCGTCTATCCGGCAGCGCTGTTCGCTCCGGACAAGGTCAACCTGCTGGCCTGGCTGACGAAGAACGTCGTCACCGCCCCCGACGACGTCGACGACCAGGTCGAAGAGCCGGACGCTGGCGACGAGGACAGCGGCGAAGCCTTAGGTGACGAGGCGTTCCGTGAGGCAGCTGAATAGCCCGCCCGCCATCGACAATCCGAATGACGCCCCGCCGCCGGCCCAGCCGGCGGCGGCTTCGCTTCCAACACCCATGAACAGGAGGACGTCCATGTCCGCGCAGTTGATCTACGATCTCGTCCCGCTCGGAGCGATTATACGGTTTTCCGACGGCACGCCGCGGCCACCGGAGCGGCACCGTAAGAAGCTTGCGGCTTGGGAACACCGCAACAGCGGCGGCCGGCTGATCCGCAAGCAGGCAGAACGCCGCGTCGGCAACACCGTCATCGGCGCCAGCATCACACTGCACGCCGGCAACTATGGCGGCGGCGGTGTCGTGGTGCTTCGCGTCCAC is a genomic window of Bradyrhizobium elkanii USDA 76 containing:
- a CDS encoding ParB/RepB/Spo0J family partition protein, whose protein sequence is MQLIKIDPRALNENPDRMRQTKSTPQADALLLATIKAVGIVQPPVITPETGGRNGYVINAGNRRVKQAIAAGLEEIDVLVDEAANDNGAMRSMIENIAREALNPVDQWRAIERLVALGWTEEAIGVALTLPVRQIRKLRLLANVLPIMLDHMAKGDVPDERQLRTIASASLDEQKEVWKKHKPSKADPQVSWGSVAQALTKARMYARHASFGDDLAQAYGIQWVEDLFAPADEDSRYTADVEAFLGAQQEWMTNNLPKRGIIAETTNWGEVKLPPKAERVYGKPSKSDCAAMYLDRDGRVQSVHYRMPAAKKSKDKGTAPGTGAADESTAVSKPRPDVTRKGIEIIGDFRTDALHEALARAPVEDDALMALLILAFAGQNVSVDSGSGGTYYGNRRIARYTATLFDQDGKLVLDMDTLRVAARSILVEVLSCRENRTDSGIVARVAGEVVGADSFLPNMGTDDFLSCLSRAALEGSCKDASVFPRQKVKDTRAALVEHFKEGRFVYPAALFAPDKVNLLAWLTKNVVTAPDDVDDQVEEPDAGDEDSGEALGDEAFREAAE